tttgttcaataaattACGCGAACGGCTAGaatatttacgaaataattATGATGAAGAAGCGACACCGaaaaataaacgtaaaaatGTGGAATGGTCAGTTGTGAATTGTGAGAAATATCAACCATCTCTATCGGAAGCAATTCGTATTCGACAACAAAAAGTCATTGGTTTTGTATATCATTTAGTTAAGTTATTCGAAGACTTACCAACAGACGGCTCTAGTATCCCACATCATCTTGGTGCATGGATGTATACTGCTCTAGCATTATTGCCTATACCATTATTACCAGACACATGTTCGTCACTACGCCAGCTCGCACGTAAATGTATTCAATTGAGAGCTGTATTACCGGTAGAGAATGAAGATATTAATGGAAAAGTTGAACCTTTGAATTTGTTCATATGTTTAGTTGCACGATATTTTAATCAAGTTGATTTAGCAGATAAGGTTTAGtaatagttttttgtaattattttatacaataaaataaattaaatcattaagGTAAAGAAGAAAGAGTTCTTACGTATTTTAATTCTCACGATTACGATATCTGTGGCACCACAATTTCTAGGTagaatttttccatttataGCAAGACAATATGAAAATCAGGagtggaaattttcgattttacgaTTGATTTTCGAGTAATCGAAGCCTAAAGTGCAACTTGAAATCTtatattacgatcattttttggtttaatttggtATCAcctcagactacagagaatttttttctgcattaaattataggagtaatttttttatttaaataggttcagtatcacgttctgaatgtaaatgcataaaatccttacaaaaataaggATTAAGGAGACAGTCCTTTGCCTTTGGTGTATAGAGGTCATTCCAACACGCTTTATTGGGAAACGATACTCAAATTCGAGGAGCAAATGCTGAGATCAACTGCCGTACAACGGGTCGGAGGGGGCTTACAGGGAAAAGGCGAactatcatttaataaaatgaggTTGGTGTAATCAAGAAAGTCACATATAGTATTGCCCCCTGGATCACTATAATGGTTACCCAGGAGGGTTGATGCatataaaacaaactttaatcGGTACTATAGGTCaaatttagagatttcgtcTTTTTTATCCTCGTTTATTGGACTAATGAGTTACCTGTGAAATAAGACGAATGACGCGGTGGGTGCTTCACTTCGGCTAACTTTGGCGAGTATACTCGTTGAGGATACTCCGCGAGAGTGTAGTTGGGGGCttagaaaattataagattGCTTTTCTCGTCCTTCCAACCTGAACATAGATAAATTCCTTGaaatgcaaaatatttatacaaaattaaaaaagttttttacaaaacaaactgctttatttataagtaaatattttgggTAAAATTGAAAGTTAGTTGAAGCACATATATAATAGACCAAATAGAAGATCGTTATGTTACTTAAAttagttgaaataaataataaatacaaatttacagCGTGTTTAAAAACTACATAAGACCGTTTAAAAGCAACTTAAaaggattttaaataaaaactttttttatgttgtGCAGAAATAAATTACCGAATTTCCGAGGAAATAtagctattgcttttgtttcgataatataatttcgcaaaaatttcttcaaatgtctaTTAATCCTTTTTAGCTGATTCATATTTGAAAGgtgaagttcgtaaatgaacaaaaaaaaaaaatttattaacaaacaaaGAGCAAGGGCGCAacatgaattttgatttttttaaaacaaagtatcTAGCTTCATCACGCTGGAATTGAACTTGAAAAGAGTCAGGtttttttgaacataaaaacTACAAACGCAGGCGCGGATTCAGCCCTCAAAAAAGGTGACGGGGACGGCACAGCAACGCGAAAATCAGCCAAATGCGAGTCGGAGTATGAACACGCTCGTGATCGATTTCGTGCATTCCTACAAaggtaatgtttacaaaataaatgacCCCCTGCTCAAGATTTCTGCAGTCTATATTTACATGTTGGCAAAGCTTGGTGTGGGGGTCGAACActaaaatgttagtttgttcgttcataaaaattacaaaagttaatGTGTGTTTGTTTGCGTATAACAGTGTCACATTTAGACTCTACTgaactactgaaccaattttgatgaaatttttacaacttctAATTAAAGTAAACGCtagtatacattttaattacaaattcagGCATTCGCTTTTTTCGCGAAAGCGTTGGTAATTTAGGAGAGCTAACTCAGATAATATTTCCTGTAATCTTGAGGCACGCAACCATAATTTTACCCTTCGAAGTGTAGAAAACGATCTCTCTGCCGTAGCTACGCTGATCGCAAGAGTTTCCAGTATTTTCCGGTATTCATTTATAACAGTTGATTCACTATCAAAAGATTTAAGTGTGGTAAAATGATGACAATCGgaagttattgaaaattttctgggATTTTTGTTCTTCGATTTTTGTCTACTACatgttttaaaacgaatttctaaacaaaaaatgttcccccaaaaattataaaatgggtttagtatgaaattagaatcaatagacTAACTATTTGAAGCGattcattgttttttcttttaattttattaaatcataagtcTATTTGGGTGATGGACATGCCCAGCGTGCCCAAATAGGTGAATCCGCCACTGTACAAGCGATACAATGGAAGCCGAGCCTTCACCCAATTGCCgtttcaaaatttggaaaacaaaaaaCTGGGCTAATTTGACCCACGTACGTTGCTGCCCAGGAAAAGATACCGTATGAAACAAGATGTCGATaaagtgtaattaaaattgtatattagtCCAGTACTATTAGGTTTTTACCTCGGAACCCAGTTATAGTGaatggattttgatttttttggattttcttaatttcttaTACTAATAAGTAAAAAGTTTACTTATTGAAACCTTCCGCtaatgtttttataccctgtgtatatgatatatttattaaggtatactaattttaatcccaagtttgtaacgcttagaaatattgatgagataaacaaaatttttgtataagtgttcataaaatcacctaaataatcAATtaccggttgtctgcccgtccaCTCGTCTGTCCgtcaactcaaaaacgaaaggagctatcaagctgaaatttttatagcgtgcttaggacgtaaaacgtaaggttgagttcgtaaatgagcagcataggtcaattgggtcttgtgtccgtaggatccatcttgtaaaccgttagaggtataaaagtttatatggataaaatgttgcttataaaaataaacaacttttgtttgaaacattttttcgttaacatcactgtttacccgcgagggaattaggtgaaaattttttagtatgtatcaTATGAGAATATGAGTTACacgtgtgtggctatctaagagtggatatttttctttatttacatgacgtaaaaaaaaatagccctaaatttaatatcatatgGTGTCCGTAAGTAGAGAACTTCTGTCCCATCCcatgggcgtaaatcgaaaatACACAAGATCtcatgaatattattttgtcgaggacactcagacaaacattttccaccggctaCCATAAAAATCAGCTGGCGCAGAGTATTTCCTGAGTCAAATGCTTCGTTTCGTACAATacttagaattaaaaattttaattaaaatatcgaaTCTTCTCACTAATTACCTTTAATAATTTAGGTAATATTGATAACATTATTGATAAACTTTTGTAACATTGTGTtcaataaattgatataaatatatacaatatacatatatacattcatATGTGAGTGATATGtataatttcattgatttaaTAGAATTGAATGAATATAAGTAAGTAACTAAGAGCACCAAGTGAGCGTGTGTGGCCCCAGGCGGAGACTCCATATACACAAAATACAATATACACTATGTTAGTTATATGTAACATGTGTGTGATGCAACAATACTAATGGACTGATATTTGTTTAAGACATCTGACAATCTAGACAGtgatatgtttaaataaacataGAAGACAGCTAATATaactaaaattcatttttgtatatttgttgcTGTAATATATAGATCATTTATATAGTGTTTTCTATATCTTATCCTATCTCgaaaataaaaagcaaatacCATAATATAACAACGTATACATTCAGTTAGTGTTATTGCAAATACCGAATTATTCATCTTcaaaaacatgatttatttattcttatttataagCAAACAACTATAATAGTGACCAATACAATGCAACAAATATAGGTAGCATTTTTACCATTTGAGCCTAATTCATGTggtgtaaaaaaattgcaaatgaaaatattcgtaatgATTATTAATATGCAAAAGTAGTGGCGGATTTAAGGGTTGGCAAAGGAGCAGTTGCCCACTAGATCATCGCAGGGTACCACAAGGGAACACGAAGTGCATTTACGAAGACAAAAAAAGAGGAAAAAGACAAATTGGCATAAAACGGCGTGACTAGGGGTTCAAAAGAGTTCATTAacgaagagtaaaaaaaaatggggGAAGAAATTCGTAGGAAAGAGCACCACAAGGGGGCACCAAGTTgattaacaaaaatgaaaaagacgGCCCTATTAACAGATTTTCTACATTCGGCCTTCCGTCTAAAATCCGCCAACGTGAAAGACAAAGATTATAGTAaggaaaataaaatctataagtgtgttaaacaaattattgtttCTACTTTGTAATGAACAGAatcaaaaatcgtcaaaattatgcttacgtaattaatgaatggcctaTTTGGAAACATTCCCAGACCTTGATTCTCATGTAACTATAAAGCTATGATATCAATTATCTGGCCACTTGATGGAATTTGAAATTAAACcttgtacaaattaaaaaaaaagaaaagttttaaaataagaagtcgcttcgtaaatataaaaaaaatcaggtaAGTCGGACTAGCACAGAAAAGGTTACGTATCATCGtacaaaatattgcaatatgACTGAACCCGCATTCTCAATCGAATCTCAagaatttggaaattttcattCGAGTGATCGATAATGTTTTTAATCTTCGAATACCTTCCTCTATGTAGGATTtggattttaatttgtgtctcgggccaaattacataaaacaaattattgaaaaaaggtaAAGTAAAGAACCTTAGtatttaagagtaaaatttgttcgaaaaataaatCGTGACTGATACTACAGAATAAAACGTGACCGACACTACCGTCACTTTGGATTGCAAAATGTTGTATTTTGAGTTGTATTGTAAAACAAACCTTAGAAATTAATATAACAGGGCACAAGATAGAAACTTCAAAGCCATTTgaaagatataaaaatgtactaaaatgctatttttgagtacaattaataaagataaataatgaaattttaatgaaaacttaacACTTacgaagaaaatatattttaggtaCTTAAGATACTGATAGCTAAAAGTACTACAATGTTGGTAccatactaaaatatttttaccatcaaaaacattttatttccaTTCGTGGTTCCCTTTTTGACATTTTGTTCACACAATTTCAGCTGTCTAATTATTGCCAATTATGGAAGACAGGCGGACCGACGGACAGCGGAGCTTAGTATTAGGGTGCCGTTGGTTGTCATTccgatacggaatcctaaaaattgTTAGTATTAACTATTAGAAAACAAATCTGAATATTTGATAATCAATTtggtctttaaatttttttaattatatttttcaagcatcaatatattttactattcataatatggattttttttgtaagttatcCACGGATATTCCTatacttgaaaaatatataaaatagaatagaaaaatgataaaataacttaCGCATGGGTAtgtatttaatttctatttttgcatTTAGCTTGATAGTATGTATACCTACtcttcaaaaatcaaattatccAAAGCTAAAAATTGAAACCACAAGTGCAATTTTCGTACAAGGAGTCATATGCGGTAGAGGGGAACACTGATTCAAACCATACGGTACTTTTCTCAAGTGTGAATCTAACATACTAATACTGTTTAAATAGTGGGGTATTTATACGATGTTCTAAATA
This genomic interval from Chrysoperla carnea chromosome 1, inChrCarn1.1, whole genome shotgun sequence contains the following:
- the LOC123300644 gene encoding gem-associated protein 2 isoform X2; protein product: MILKAIILQQPFQWDDFLQYVMYESSKCDKVVTANLDKLKLKNVERNEVVGNDISEEFLVHTPQCLIPSLEWQNDQINLFNKLRERLEYLRNNYDEEATPKNKRKNVEWSVVNCEKYQPSLSEAIRIRQQKVIGFVYHLVKLFEDLPTDGSSIPHHLGAWMYTALALLPIPLLPDTCSSLRQLARKCIQLRAVLPVENEDINGKVEPLNLFICLVARYFNQVDLADKV
- the LOC123300644 gene encoding gem-associated protein 2 isoform X1, whose amino-acid sequence is MSFDESFDSDDENEPKEIDSLLKTALTFSPDYDIKSYNPATAVPMCGDDFLQYVMYESSKCDKVVTANLDKLKLKNVERNEVVGNDISEEFLVHTPQCLIPSLEWQNDQINLFNKLRERLEYLRNNYDEEATPKNKRKNVEWSVVNCEKYQPSLSEAIRIRQQKVIGFVYHLVKLFEDLPTDGSSIPHHLGAWMYTALALLPIPLLPDTCSSLRQLARKCIQLRAVLPVENEDINGKVEPLNLFICLVARYFNQVDLADKV